Genomic DNA from Triticum dicoccoides isolate Atlit2015 ecotype Zavitan chromosome 4B, WEW_v2.0, whole genome shotgun sequence:
tgatgctcaatcactttgggttttaggtgttgggtttgggtttttcctcactgatgATTTTCTCTGGGTtttaggtgttgggtttgggtttttcctcactgatgATTTTCTCTGGGTtttaggtgttgggtttgggtttttcctcactgatgattttctctcaaagtcctcggaggatggaatGCTCTCAATgataagtgtcagtttctcttagagctgccaaccaactagtggttatagggggcggctatttatagccggggagcagcccaacatgataagacataaatgtccttcaatgatatgaccgttaggtggataagatatttgggacagttggcgcgtagcacaacaacagtcaaaaatttgagctctcaaattcctcagggctaccatgtccctcacttgtaggcaatccaaactgggaattcctaactcctcaatcgGAACAAATTCCTCATAGAACAAAAGATTTTCGTctgaagaaatttgactgaacCACATGAGATTACCAAAAGGCTTCACTCAAAAGATTAGGTAGGTGtaggctttgagatgagcatcacttgaaaacttttccttagttttacctcaacGCCCCCTTTAACAATATTGTGTTTCCTATGactaagaaagagaaaatgaaactacaaaacaaGAGTCTTCGTGCTTCATAATCCTCACatcaatatcaaagtcttcaaggtcacaccaatttcctcataTCCAAAGTCTTCGAAAAAACCGAAGTCTTCAAATgaggacattcatttttaggggtcgactttcttcgtAAATATAAAACTCCTCAGAGACTTTCTTCATAAATATAAAACTCCTCAGAGACTTATAGAACCTgtttacactcacaaacatattggtcccttaacctataagtcttcaataacaccaaaatcactaagaggcactagatgcacttacaacattgTTCATTGCAAGCACAACAATATTGGGCATAACAGGATACACACAATTACAAAAGTAGAAACATTCCAATAGTTCAAGACTGCTAGGCTACATAACATGATGAATCAAAGCAACAAATATAGACTTGATGTTAACAAACAGAGACTGCAAATCTATAGAGCAGGGATCAACCGACCTTGTGTGGTGGTCGGGGTGGACGACCACGTGCTCTTggtcatacatacacacacacacacacatgcatgcatacatacatacatacatataggcCAGATCATTAGAAAAATGTTGAAGCATGTTGAATAACTAAACGTATATACATGTATATAGAAGCAACAGAACAAGTATATATCCTCTCTCTCTTCCTCAACATGTGTATACAGGCCAGATCGTTTAACGGATTGTTGTTGTACAAAAACAAATATGTTGTGCATCAATTGCTTGACTAGATTTAATGTTAAGCAGAGGCTGGTGTTTTTCCTAAATCAAACTGATGTACCACTAGTACTAGCACTAAAGGATGAACTTGACAGGAAGGAAATCAAAACAAGGACAATAATTTGTTGTTGCACCCAATAATATAGCATGCCCAGAAGGAATCAACAAGGAattaccaagaagaagaagaagaagaagaagaagaagaaaaacgaggtTCAGGTTCAGGCATTCAGCTAGGTGTCCATGAGTGGGAAACCTTCCCTCTCCGAAAGGGCAGGGGTATGTTGAATTGTCCTGCAGCGGAACACAATAGAGAGGGAGCATGAGAAACAAGGCAAATAGATTTAACACACTACAATTTGATATCTAAACCAATAACCTTGAGTATTGATTGTGTCATTTGCATACATCAAAGAAAGATGATTAAATTCAGTTGATAGCAGCACGCAGAAAATATGAAGGATTATGGAAAGAGGAACAATGTGATCATCTTCATCCACTAAGATGATAGAGTCAGTTCAACAACTTGAATTTAGAGATGAAACACAGTTTCTGTTATGCGAGATGATCTTCGAGACTGAACGAATCGCGCATTTGCTTGCGCAGAATCTGCTCAAGTCTGAAACTGCACACAGACTCGCTCCTTAATACAATGATGTAAATCCACACAGTCAGAGTATGAGCCATCAGCGCAAATTAGACAAGGATGTAAAAGTATGTACTACAATGTAACTCTAAACCTGTCCCTAACCACATGCAATTGCACATTAGACAAGATATGAAATTGTGAATAGGCACCCAATAATTTGACATCGTACATTTCTGCATCCTATCTCCCAGGCTATGAGCTACCAGGGAAGGCAATACAAGACAATGCGCAAAACAACTGCATGCACAAATAAAAGACCTTAGACATCAAACTAGCTAACTAGGTAATATAAGACAGGGCGCAAAACAACCATCAATTTGCACTACAACACAATGATAATAGATGGAAGCAAACTGTATAAATCGAAAACCCACTCTATGAACTGAGAAGATTAAGAATAACAGAAGGCACCATGAAACTACTACACCAATCAGAGCTTGAAGAATTCAATGAAATGGATTCAATGCCCTAAGTAGTAGCCTTTTTAGTTATCCTTCAAGCTACTGTTTTTTTTTAATTCGTCAAGAAGTTACTATACTTTCTGTCAGCAACCAACCGAACAACGATCCTTTCTTACCTAATGTGTGCAAGTCCAAATAAATTAATAAACAATCCGTTTTATAGAGCAAATGATATGCCCCCTTTTTAATCAGGGAACACTGTGAGTTATTAAAGTATGCGTCAACAAACGTGCAAGCTGGATAGCAAGAATGAAATATACACGAGATCGGTTACTGAAAAAATACACCAGGTCAGATTACTATTTTTGAAGAAAGGTACAACCAGTACCATAATATTCTGTCGAGGATCAAATGATGTGATGCAAGAATCATTCATATCTGCGCAAAATACTTGAGTAATACTATGACTGGCACTGACTTATGCCAGGACACTTGCACTGTCATAATTAACCTCACGGACCATACTGTTACAACAAATTACCCCTCCATGAAATTCCCCATGCCGATGGGCTCTATAAAATTTGGGAATCGGCAAGGCTCTCCAAGAGCTACAGATACCAACCAATCACAATACATTTGTCGCACGTGTGAAACTTTCCTACAACAAACTACTAGTTGCAGCAGCCACTCCAACCAACATGGCATATTACTTATAGTCAAAGTTGATGTGCAAAGCCCAGAAATTAAATCCGCTCAATGTTGACTGAAACTATGAAATTGATAAGTCATCTCGCTATTGTACTATTACCTACTCATGAGGCAGGGGTTTCTCTGAATTTAATGGCTGACAGCCCCTAGCTAACTGAACCTGAATGAATGAACGAAAGGGGTAGGGCGTACGCACATGAGGATGTTCAGCGGTAGGCCCCTGTCGGCGAAGTTGGCGGCGAAGTTGCGGATGGAGGTCAGTGGGGAGAGGTCCAGCTCTATCAGGTTGAGGCTGGCGACGGGGGTCTCGGCAAGGACGACCTGGCGCACGGCCTCTGCCGCGGCGAGGTTGCGCACGGCCATGATGATGTGGGCCCCATGTGCCGCCAACACGCGTCCGTCTCGGAGGCGATGATGACTGCCGGGTCGGCGTACTCGTCGTCCTCGAAGGCGATGACCCAGACGGCCATCGCGGGTCTAGGAGCGCCGCCTCGCACTGCCTGACCTGGGGCTAGGGTGAGGGGATGGCGCTATGGTGTGCGATGGCGGCGGGGGTCGTCGATGGTGAGTGTGAGGGTGGCGCGGTGGCTGCGGGAGTGGATCCCATCTCACTGaaccgagagggagagagagagagagagcggcgaCTGGGACATGAGGGGTGATGGAAGGGGGATGGCCGGGGATGGGGGaggaggggcgtcggaggagggatctggatcggggagagggaggcggcagcACTTGATCTAGGGTTTCTTGGGAAGGAAGGGGAttgagagaggagggaggagaggttaGTAAGAGACGCTGGATCCATAGGAGGTGGACGGCTCAGATCGAATACAGTGGGGTGATCCGTGGGCTACGTCCTAATTGGTTGGAAACACGAGCTATTAAAAATCACTCTATTTCTTAGTGCTAAAAACGGGAGTTTGTGaagcagctatcaaaaatattttgcaaaatggcatcACTAAAAATTTCATTtaagttagaccacattttatggatgatcACCAATTTGATTGCATTTCCTATCTTTCTAGCTATTTTGTGAAACAACCAATTCGgtaagaagcgggtcaaatttaaactacacgtgtcttatagtttgctatttatttttttcaaaaatcatttttagtTACTAAAGTAGTTATTTCATCATAAACAAAGCAAGAGTTTTGCATTATTAAGCACCTAATTAAGAATGGGCATGCCTGCAAATTTGAACACATTTTGAAATCGGCATAAGAAATTcatacaaaaaaatagaaaaccttcgcattgcgtcattatatgtgacctagTTTCTAGAAAAAGTACCAAACTTCAACTACGACAATTGTCTTAAAGaagtgttcttagaaacgagctatcatgcgtgatgTTTCATAGCTTTCAAGGGAAATGGCCAATGTTATGGctgcattcatggcatagtttgttcaaatgatctcatattgtgtatgaggatgcatcttggaatggcaaataaTATTGTCTaagaaactttcattttctttggacgaaaaaatcatttccatttttcgagtgcccaaaatgagttttttatgGATCTGCCATttttttgttgcaaaattggaccgaatcaattttctaaaatattaggccatatttaatgtacaattgaaaAAATAGTTGGGTCTCAAAAGTTTTGGTCCACCTCtcttgaaaaagacaaattccggccgatttagtaggaagcgggtcaagtttgaactgcagctgcctcatagtttgctcatgaTTTTATTCCAAAAATCTttgaggtacataagtatctatttaatcagagaaacaccaaaaaatttccaatattcaaccactagctaggaacagtcatacccgccgttttgaccgcattttgaaatgggcatgaaaaattcaaaaaattggaaaaccttcgcgttgtgtcattatatgtgaccaaattaccaagaaaaataataaacttgtattacggtaattattttaaaaaaagtgttctcagaaatgaactatcatgtgtgaagattcatagcTTTCAAGacaaaatgatcaatcttatggccatattcatggcatagtttgttcaaatgatctcatattgtgcacatgggtgcatcttggaatggaaaacaatgttgcctaaggaagttttcattttctttggacaaaaacttcattttccatttttcgagtggccaaaatgagttttttgtgaaggacctaccatgtaTTTGTTGCCAAATTGGACCACACCATTTTTAGAAAATATTAGGCCacatttaatgtacaattgaccaaatggttttgTGTCAAAAGTTTTggtccacctcttgtgaaaaagacaaatttccgctgattcagcgAATACAACTTACCTAATGGAAACTAAATGCATGCATCGAGGGAAATCACATGATAGATACATTTCGAATGTAACGGGAAGATACAGAGGTAACCATTCATGCTCGATGGCGATAacgaatttggtagaccagttcgtccttctgcacaaggactacgtctggttggaggggttgtgacttaacatAGAAGATAAATTCTCTTCGtcctattctcctcgacaattggTTCGTCAACCAATGCCGATCAAtcgtggtagatacttgaggcGATCTCCAAACCTTTACAGATTTCTTCTTCGAGGACCACAGtcactcttggtctctgaagaaattggcacctaaccatctagagagtttgcagctctcaagagtaataggcagaGCATACTGGAGTTAGATTCGAGTGATGTTGAACCACCATCTAATTTTTCGGCTCTAGGGATTTTCTCTTGGTGGATTTTAAATTCAAATCATTCAGGAgagggggttgctcaacaatcttctcataGTTAAATGGAGCAGCCACCGGACAAAGCCGGTGCGGGGTGCCTATTTATAGCTGCAACCTTCCCtggtgggaaatgaccattttggacacggGATCCggccaatggccaaccgacacaTTCACAATGGTCAGATTTTTGGAGCaatggtaacattacttgaggaacaagtaatgctaactcctcggtcagagACAAATCTCGCAcagcgaagaagatcacagtctcttgctgacAAGTATTTGCTCgtaacacaaagagatttctctcgcaactttcataggatttgggtttagcatcagagaatcaaagttTCAAACGCTATACCCCTCTTCATAGTACGGTGGTCCTGTGACTCAATAAAAAGAAGATAAACAATGAAATAAATGCTACATCTTCACTTCGTCTTCAATCTTTTCGAACGCAGTCACTTCCTTTGGATAGGCACCGAATCAGTTGCTTCATGTCAGCAATTTTTGAGGGGTCACTCTTGTAATCATACTCTTCGGTGATAACCTTCACTGCCACACAGAGGATTGTCTTTGTCATTTGAATCAAACTCCTCTTGATTCCAGGGACATGTTACTTTGTGTGCACTAGCAATCACATAAATCCCATACTATTTATGTCAATGAACTCCAAAGCATAAGGAGGCAAattattgcaccaacaatctccccctttttgaacAGTTGTTGACAAAACAGATAATCATCAAAGTGAAGATAGATAAGTGACAAGTAATTTCAATAAGAGTGAATAAGTGTTACTTTGCTCGATGATGAAATAGACTCCCCCTAAAGTAtggtagacatacttcgttcctacaCGGCCGCCCACCGAGCCACACcccgagaaccttaaggtataatttacttaatcCATAGTCATtggtctagctgcatgtggattttTTTCTCTTCTGCACtcaaatctaggtgttggatcaaacaagaaagtagtggggaaagttgtatagcatgaatctaggacgtggttcaaagaggaaaggaaggggggaaagtagtacagactggctatccaacacctatgttggttgaaaagggaaaacaatgaaaaatgcagtacacacatctgtaaggaactgatCTTTTTGTGGGTGGGGGACAAggatgtagagtttgagcaggactagatttgctaccctcacatagggaaaggtgtctaaagagaacaaaaataggaccaacacaaatatgctccttgattATTTGTTGCAACAGTctgtgcatcacccctttatacattggtagatgcacatggtgctggtgcgtccactatcccatacaactctttagctattgttaatctaataacgccgctggaaaattgaagcagttccacagttaaaagcaaatacatgtttaacgaattttattgttaatataatctctctgttaatatgaatcgatGCCATTGTTTGATAAATGCTAATGTctttctttctttcccatttagataagttagatgcttctttttgtgggcttgtgtgtcatccaccgttattgaccagtaattgtttcctttgcacctctatgtaaataaggttatctacttcaccttgttgttattgtgaccttttgttgcactgcacaaaacactttttttggagtgTTTTGTGTGGTTCAAttcaaatgtcacaccgacaacattgcttgattgcttgatcttagtggaactgcacaagaggagatttgACTTCGTATCCGTGCTGGCAGATTTGTTTCAGATctccttcttgtgagttgtttgaattctacatcatgagaggttagtactggccttcttccacatgattatgcagtgtgctttcatatgtttcaTGATGTCACTTGAAgatacgtcgatatttccccaaagaggaagggatgatgcaacacaactacagtaggtatttccctcagttatgaaactaaggtatcaatctagtaggagaac
This window encodes:
- the LOC119296109 gene encoding short-chain dehydrogenase TIC 32, chloroplastic-like, with translation MAVRNLAAAEAVRQVVLAETPVASLNLIELDLSPLTSIRNFAANFADRGLPLNILMTIQHTPALSEREGFPLMDT